Within Anaerolineae bacterium, the genomic segment GTCGGTATTGATCCAGCTAAGTCCACCATCTACCTGCAATCGGCGATCCACGAGGTGTACGAGCTGAACCTGTTCTTCGAGATGCTGGTGACTGTGCCGCGGCTGAGCCGGCTTCCTAGCCTGAAGGATATGGCCCGCGCTGCCGATCTGACCGAGATGCCCTTCGGACTCCTGGGGTATCCGGTGTTGCAGGCGGCTGACATCCTGATGCCGCGCGCTCATCTCGTGCCTGTCGGCAAAGACAACGAGGCACACGTCGAGATCACACGGGAGATCGCCCGCCGCTTCAACTACCTGTATGGCGAGGTGTTCCCCATCCCTGAGGTGATGATCGGCGATGTGCCCACACTGGTAGGCACTGACGGCCAGGCCAAGATGTCTAAGTCCCTAAACAACGCTATCTTCCTGTCTGATGACGCAGCCACGGTACGCAAGAAGGTCTTCAGCATGTACACCGATCCCAACCGCATCCGGGCGGACATCCCCGGGCGGGTGGAAGGCAACCCCGTTTTCATTTATCATGACATCTTTAACCCGAACAAGGCCGAAGTGGAGGACCTGAAGGAGCGCTATCGCCAAGGCCGAGTAGGTGACGTGGAGGTGAAGGAGAAGCTCGCCATCGCCCTCAACCACTTCTTGGACCCGATCCGTGATCGTCGTGCCGAGTTCGCCGCCCGCTCCGGTTACGTGGACGAGGTGATCTACGATGGCACGATGCGCACACGCAAAGAGGCCCAGGAGACGTTGATGCTGGTCAAAAAGGCCATGGGGTTGACCGGTGTCTGGAACCGGATCAGCCGTAAGGCGGAGGAGGCGAAGAAGAGGCGAGAACGAGTGGTGAGTGGATAAGGCAACGAGCCACGAGGCGACGGAGGAGGAGACGATGATCGCGGTGATAGACAACTACGATTCGTTTACATACAATCTAGTGCAGTTCTTGGGTGAGTTGGGGGCGGAGCTGAAAGTCTGGCGCAATGATCAAGTGACCGTGGAGGAGATCGCGGCGGAGAATCCCTCGCATATCGTGATCTCGCCGGGGCCAGGCACGCCTGAGAGGGACAGCGGCATCTCCAACGAGGTCATTCGCCGGCTGGGACCGACCACACCGATCCTGGGGGTATGCCTGGGACAACAATGCATCGGGTACGTGTTTGGCGGCCGAGTGGTGCGAGCTTCTCGCCTGATGCACGGCAAAACCTCGGCGATCTATCACACAGGCAAGGGGATCTTCGAGGGGATCCCTAGCCCCTTTACGGCCACGCGCTACCACTCGCTCATCGTGGCCGAGCCAGTACCAGACGAGCTGGAGGTGACCGCCTTTACCGCCGAGGGGGAGATCATGGGGCTACGCCATCGCCGGTATCCGATCTTCGGCGTCCAATTCCACCCGGAATCCATCCTCACACAGTACGGCCACGACCTGTTGCGCAATTTTCTCTGCGTGAAGCAACAAGGGAACAAGGGATGAGGCGACGAGGGGAAAGACGATGAAAGAGGCGATCGCGAAGCTGCTAGAAGGCAAGGACCTGTCGCTGGCCGAGGCGGAGGCGGCGATGGATATGATCATGGCCGGCGAGGCTACTCCCGCGCAGATCGGCGCCTTTCTGGTGGCCTTGCGCATGAAGGGCGAGACGATCGAGGAGATCGCCGGATGTGCCCGCTCCATGCGCCGGAATGCAGTGCGCGTGCACGCGCGGCATGATGGCATCCTAGTGGACACCTGTGGCACGGGCGGCGACCGGTCAGGGACGTTTAATATCTCCACCACAGCGGCTTTCGTCGTCGCCGGCGCGGGCGTTCCTGTGGCCAAACACGGCAACCGATCTGTGTCAAGCCATTGTGGCTCGGCCGATGTGATGGAAGCATTGGGAGTTAACCTGCAACTCAGCCCGGAACAGGTGGCGCGTTGCATCGAAGAGGTCGGCATTGGCTTTTTGTTCGCCCCTAACTTTCACCCGGCGATGAAGCATGCCATCGGACCGCGCCGCGAGCTGGGCGTCCGCACCGTCTTTAACATCCTAGGGCCGCTCACCAATCCGGCCTTTGCCACCCATCAGGTTTTGGGCGTATATGACCCGACGCTCACAGAGGTCATGGCCTACGTGCTGGCAGAGATGGGAAGCAAAGCCGCTTTTGTCGTGCACGGCGCAGCCGGGCTGGACGAGTTATCCACGACGGGGGTTAACCGGGTCAGCCGCCTCTGGAATGGGCGTGTGGAGACCTTCGAGCTAGATCCGACGGAGCTGGGCCTGCCCAGAGCGCGCTTGGAGGACCTAGCAGGCGGCGATGCCCAAGAGAACGCGACGATCTGCCGGCGCATCCTTTCCGGCGAGGAGAGGGGCCCGCGCCGCGATGTGGTGCTCCTGAATGCGGCAGCTGCGCTGGCCGCGGAGAGCGGCGATTGGCGGGCAGGATTAGAGCAGGCGGCGGCGGCCATTGATTCGGGCGCCGCGCTGGCCAAGCTCGACGCGTTCGTGGCGTTCACCCAATCGCTGGGGGCCCTGTGACTGGAAGGGACCATGGGCAAACGAAGAACACGGCTGTTACAGGCCCGAGGCGAGATCCTCGATGAGATTATGCAATGGAAGCGGCAAGAGCTGCCTAAACGCCAGCGGGAGACGCCCATCGCCGACCTGCAGGCCATGGCAACGGTAACACCGCCTCCCCCCGATTTCGCCACAGCGCTGCGTCCCCCCGATGGCCCACGCGGCACTCGCCTGATCGCAGAGATCAAACGTGCCTCACCCGTGCGCGGGCTGCTCTGCCGAGATTTCGATCCCGAGGCGCTGGCGGAGACGTACGCCCGCAACGGTGCCGTAGCCATCTCGTGTCTAACCGACAGTCGGTTCTTTCAGGGCGATCTCTCCCATTTGGTGCTGGCCCGCGAGCGGCTGAAGGCCATCGGCCGGCCATTACCTTTTCTGCGCAAGGATTTCATCTTTGATCCGTACCAGGTGTTGGAGGCGCGAGCGGCTGGCGCGTCGGCGATTTTGCTCATCGCTGCTGTCCTCAGCGATCGCGAATTGCGCAAGCTGATCGCCGAGGCGCGCCAGTTGCATATGACTCCGCTGGTCGAGGTGCATGACGAGGCAGAGGTGGACCGCGCGCTCGCGGCGGGAGCGACGGTCATTGGCATTAACAACCGTGACCTGCGCACTTTCCGTGTCGATCTGGAGACGACAGCCCGCCTGCGGCCGCGCATTCCACAGATGTGTATCGTGGTGGCCGAAAGCGGGATCCGTTCCGCGGACGACGTGCGTCGCCTGCGAGATATGGGCGTGGACGCGATCCTGGTGGGGGAGGCATTAGTCAGGGCCGATCCAGCAGAACGGGTGGCTCTGATTCGCGCCCTAACGACAGCCGGGATGTCGAGGTGACCCATTGACCGGAACGCTGTTAAATATCGTCACCGTAGTGATCGGGAGCTTGTTAGGCACAATCCTGGGCAACCGCCTGCCGGACAAAATGCGACAGACGGTGATGAGCGGCCTGGGGCTGATGACAGCCGTCGTCGGCATGCAAATGGCATTGGGCACGCGTAACGTGCTCTTAGTCATGGGCAGTGTGCTCGTCGGCGGCGTCCTAGGTGAGTGGTGGCAAATCCAGGAGAAGCTAGAAGCGGTCGGGCGATGGCTGGAGGAGCGTGTCGGAGGCGCGATGGGGGCTGGCGACGAGCGTTCCATCACCCGCGCCTTTGTCACCGCTAGCCTGGTCTTCTGCATTGGGCCGATGACCATCCTGGGCTCGATCCAGGATGGGCTGACGGGCGATTACAGCCTGCTCGCCATCAAGTCTATGTTGGATGGCTTCGCTGCGCTGGCCTTCTCGGCTACCTTAGGGCCAGGGGTGATCCTCTCGGTGCTCACGATCCTGGTCTTTCAGGGCGGCATTAGCCTGGCTGCGATGAGCATTGGCAGCGCGCTGGGCACCGTCACCCGGCAGACGCCCTGGGTGATTGAGATGACTGCGGCCGGCGGCGTGTTGATCCTAGGTATCTCCCTCATCCTGCTGGACCTGCGCCGCATTCGCGTGGCGAACCTGCTGCCGGCCATCGTCATCGCCCCGCTGGCCCAGCTCTTGCTAGAGAGGTTGGGGATCAGCTTGTGAACGGTTGAGCTTGCCTTTATGAAGGTCAAGATCTGTGGGATCACGAATCTGGAGGATGCCCGAGTGGCGGTGGCCGCTGGGGCTGACTTCCTGGGCTTTATCTTTTACCCTCGCTCGCCCCGCTACGTGACACCGGAGCGGGCCGGGCAGATCATCGCCGCGCTCCATGCGGAGGGATTGACCGCGACCACGGTAGGGGTGTTTGTTGACGCGCCGTTGGCGGAGATCGAGCATACCATGCAGGTGGCTGGACTGGACCTAGCTCAATTGCATGGAGATGAGCCGGTGGCTCAGGTACAGGCGCTGGGCGGGCGCGCTTTCAAAGCGTTGCGGCCTCACTCTGGCAACGATGTCGAGGCCGATATGCTCTCATATCTCTCCGTTGCGCCCGACGCGGCCTGGGTGCCCCAGTTGCTCGTGGACGCGTATCATCCAAGCGCGTACGGGGGCACAGGCCAGATCGGTGACTGGCGGCTCGCTCAGCTCCTGGCGCGGCGATGCGCGCGGCTGCTGTTAGCAGGTGGCCTCACTCCAGACAACGTGGCGCAGGCGATTGCCGAGGTGCGGCCCTGGGGGGTGGACGTGAGCAGCGGCGTCGAGGCGAGCCCAGGGCGCAAAGATCACGGACGTGTGCGGGCGTTCATCGCCGCCGCCCGCGCTGCCGGCTGAGGCAGGGGGGAACATTGGCAAGCGATGGGAGAACCAACGTGAAACAGAGGACGGGCGACCGTTTCCATCCCTGGCAACAGCCTGATGAGCGGGGCTGGTTCGGCCCGTATGGCGGGCGGTTTGTGCCGGAGACGCTGATGCCAGCGCTGGAGGAGTTGGAAGAGGCCTACCGAGAGGCCATGCAAGACCGCGGCTTTCGGGAGGAGCTGGATCACCTGTTGCGGACCTATGTCGGGCGTCCGACGCCGCTCACCTTCGCCCGCCGGCTGAGCGCTCACCTGGGCGGTGCCCGCATCTACCTGAAGCGCGAGGACCTGGCTCATTCCGGCGCGCACAAGATCAACAATGCGCTGGGGCAGGCGCTGCTGGCGCGCCGCATGGGGAAGCGGCGCGTTGTAGCGGAGACCGGCGCCGGCCAGCACGGCGTGGCGACGGCGACCGCCTGCGCCCTCCTGGGCATCGAGTGCGTGATCTACATGGGCACGGTGGACATGGCCCGCCAGCGTCCTAACGTCTTCCGTATGAACCTTTTAGGCGCCACAGTACGGCCGGTGGAGTCAGGCAGCCAGACGCTGAAGGATGCCATCAATGAGGCTATCCGCGACTGGGTGACCAATGTGCGTACAACTCACTACCTGCTCGGATCGGCATTGGGACCGCATCCATATCCAATGATAGTGCGCGATTTTCAGAGCGTCATCGGCCACGAGGCTCGCCAGCAGATCTTGGACGTGGAAGGGCGATTACCGGATGCGCTGGTGGCTTGCGTGGGCGGCGGCTCCAATGCCATCGGCCTCTTTTACCCGTTCATTGACGACAGAGAAGTACGTCTGATCGGCGTGGAGGCTGGCGGCCTCGGCATCGCCTCAGGCCGGCATGCCGCCCGTTTCGCCGATCCGGCTATGGGTCGGCTCGGGGTGCTGCATGGCACCAAGTCTTTCGTATTACAAACGGAGGACGGGCAGATCGCGCTCACCCATTCTATCTCGGCTGGGCTGGATTATGCCAGTGTAGGCCCGGAACATGCGTTGCTGCGTGAGGTCGGCCGGGCGGAATATACCTATGCTACCGACGACGAGGCGTTGGCTGCCTTTAAGCTGCTTTGCGAGCTGGAGGGGATCATCCCCGCGCTGGAATCGGCTCACGCCATCGCCCACGTGGTCAAGCTGGCCCCCGCTATGCGCGCCGACCAGATCATCCTGGTCAACCTCTCCGGCCGCGGCGATAAGGACCTCGACACGGTGATGCGGGCGATGGAAGAGCAAGGGAGAGGAGGCCCACCATGAGGCACGGCGGGGTCGAGCGCATCGCAGCGACGTTCGCGCAGGCCCGGGAAGAAGGGCGAGCCGCGTTTATGCCGTACTATGTCGTCGGGTATCCTGACCTGCCGACGAGTCTGGAGGTCATGATCGCCTTGGTGGAGGCCGGCGCGGACATGATCGAGGTGGGTGTCCCCTTCTCCGATCCTTTAGCTGATGGCCCGACGATCCAAGCCGCGACTCAGCTCGCCTTGGAGGGTGGCGCTTCGTTGGCTGACGCGCTGCAGATGGTGTATCAATTGCGTGAGCGAGGGGTGACTATTCCGCTTATCTTGATGGGCTACTACAACCCGTTTCTAGCCTATGGCGTGGAGGCTCTGTGCCGAGACGCGGCTGCGACGGGCGTAGATGGCTTTATCGTCCCTGATCTGCCTCCAGACGAGCGGGACGGCGAGGAGATGATCGCCTGCTGCCAAGAATATGGCTTGGCCTTCATCCCCCTGCTGGCCCCCACCTCAACGGCGGGCCGTATCCGACTGGTGACGCAGGTGGCCAGCGGCTTTGTCTACCTGGTGAGCGTGACAGGCATCACCGGCGCGCGGGATCGCCTGCCGGCCGATCTGGAAGCATTTGTGAATCGGGTACGCTCTGCCACCGAAAAGCCGCTGGCGGTGGGATTTGGCATCTCCACGCCAGAGCAGGCTGCACGGGTGGCTGAGATTGCGGATGGCGTGGTGGTGGGGTCAGCGCTAGTGAAGCTGGGGTTGAGCGAGGAGCCGGTCTCACGCGTTCGGGAGTTGGCCGCGTCCCTGGCGCAAGGTGTTCATCGCGTGGTGACGCAGAGGTGAGGTTTTCTCGAGTCCTCCTCCAAGGACAAAGCAAAGGCTGAATCACTCATGCATGAGCCATCCAGCCTCGAAAAGCGAACTTGATCTCCGTCAAGAGGCGACGTCTTGCCTTTGAGCGCGTGATTCGGTCTGCTCGTTCTCCTCTCGTAAAGCCCTGCGGAAGTCGCGGATGCCGCGCCCCAATGCCCCTCCGAGGTCGGCCAAACGGCCGGCGCCGAAAATCGCCAGGACGATCACCAGAATGATGATCAGCTCGGTCGGCCCTAAAGTTGGCATATCCAGCTCCCCCCTTACAGTCACCGCTCTCAGGCCTGCGGCAAACATTGGCCAGCTTTGATTATAAACCTGATACACCTGATCGGCAAGTCACAGTTTTCCCAAGAAAAGCGTTGCCTTCTGCCACGCTGTCTAGGAGGATGAGATGCCATCGGTCTCTGTTCGGGACGCACAGGCTCCCCTGATCCTTACGCTAGATATCGGCACGTCCTCCCTGCGCGTGCTGTTGTTCGATGCTCAAGGACGTCAGGTGTCCGGCGTAGAGGCGCGCACGCAGTACACTGTTCACACCACCCCTGATGGCGGCGCCGAACTAGACCCACAGGCCGTGCTGGCAGCTGCCATCGAGTGTTTCGATCAGGCCTTGGCTCAGGCTGGCGATCGGCAGGCTCAGATTGCCGGCGTTGGCGCATGCAGCCTGGCGTCATCACTGGTGGGCGTCGCCGGCGAGGAGGCAGTGACGCCCGTCTACATCTGGGCAGATACTCGCCCGACGCCAGATGCGGAGGCCCTAAGGGCGGCATTAGACGAGAAGGCCGTACACGATCGCACCGGCTGTGTGATTCACGCCAGTTACCTCCCTGCTCGCTTTCTGTGGTTACACCGGACGCGACCTGATCTGCTCGCTCGCGCGCAGCGCTGGATGTCCATCAGTGAGTATCTCTACTGGCGGCTGTTGGGGGAGATCACCTGCAGCCTATCCATCGCCTCCTGGACAGGGCTGCTCGATCGCAGGCAACTGACTTGGGATCGCGAGTGGCTGTCACGGCTGCCAATTGTGGAATCACAGCTCTCCCCGTTGAGCGATGTGGATGTGCCATTACGGATCAGACGGCCGGAGTTCGCGCGACGCTGGCCGGCCCTGGCCCAGGTGCCCTGGTTTCCCGCGGTAGGAGATGGCGTTGGTAGTAACCTCGGCTCAGGCTGCACGACGCCGCGACGGATCGCTGTCAATGCGGGCACCAGCGGAGCGATGCGGGTGGTGATCCCCGGCACGCCTGAACGCGTTCCAGATGGACTTTGGTGCTATCGGGTAGACCGCCACTACAGCTTACTTGGCGGAGCGCTGAGCAATGTGGGCAATGTCTTCCAATGGCTCCGCCAGACGCTGCAACTGGGCTCGCCGGAGGAGATCGAGCGGCACCTGGCCGAGGCCGAGCCGGATGGGCATGGGCTGACAGTGCTTCCCTTTCTGGCCGGGGAGCGTGCCCCCGGATGGGCCGGCCATGCTCGCGCTGCGTTTGTTGGCATCGGATGGCACACGCGGCCGTTGGACTTGTTGCAGGCCGGCCTGGAGTCAGTGGCATATCGCTTTGCGCTTCTCTATCACTTGCTGGAGCCAACGGTGGCCGGCGCGGGGGAAACAACGGGCGAAGAGGAAGCAGCGGGGAAGGATAGGAGAGGGGCCGGCCCCGAGGTGATCGTCTCCGGCGGGGCGATGCTGAGTTCGCCTGCGTGGACGCAGATCCTATGCGATGTGTTGGGCCGACCTGTCATCACTTCTGCTGAAACTGAGGCAACCAGCCGCGGCGCCGCGCTGCTGGCGCTGAAGGCGTTGGGCGTGATCAAAGAGGTGGACGAACTTCCGGCAGCGCTAGGCCGAGTTTTTCACCCGTGCTCAGAACGTCATCGCCGTTACCAGGAAGCCATTGAGCGACAACGACGGCTGTATGAACTGCTGATCGGCGTTCGGAAATGACCAATGCCGCAATCTTTTTTCGATACAGACAGGGTCAAAACGTGATGGTCAGCCCGCCATCCACAGTGATCACTTGACCCGTGATGTACGAGGCATCGGGGCCAGCCAGAAACCAAGCGACGCCGGCGATCTCCTCGGGTCGTCCAGCTCGCCGCAGGGGAAGGTGATGTCCCCGAACGTAATTTTGGAGGAACCACTCCGTCTCTAGCTCATTGACGCCATTGACTACGCTCATGGGCGTGTCCACAAAGCCCGGTGCGATGGCGTTGACCAGGATCCCACGGTCGGCTAGCTCCAGCGCCAGCGCTCGGCAATATTGGTTGAGCGCAGCCTTGGCCATCGCATAGGCGCTACCGCCTCGCTCCACCCGCTCGCCGTGGATCGAGGTGATATGGATGATGCGCCCCCCTTCTATCATCAAAGGCACCGCCATGCGCGTCAAGTGAATCGCGCCGTTCACCATAACATCGAATGGCTTGCGCCACTCGTCCAACGGGGAAACGATGGGATCGCTGGTGAGATAGATGCCTGCGCAGTTGACCAACACGTCCAACCGGCCCCAATGCTGCCGGATGGCCTCGCCGATGCGCTCCGCTGTGGCTGGATCGCTGTAGTCGCCAGGGCAGACCAGGTGGTGGCCCGCCGGGAGCGAATCACGCACGGCCTCGAGCTCTCTTGCTCGCCGCGCCGTGAGGCAAACATCACACCCCTCTTGGGCGAAGCGGATCGCGGTCGCCTTGCCGATGCCCGAAGAAGCACCTGAAATCAGAGCCTTCTTTCTGTCCATCGTGTGAATATTCCTCCTATAGGTGAGAAGCTAAAATAACGGGTTTTGTGGAGTGGAACCCTCCACGCCACCCCATTCGGCCAGGAAAGAGCATTCCTTTGTCTTCTTATACCCTACGTTCAGGAGCAGGCAGATGCCCCTACGGGGGTGATGCGGTGTAGTTTACCGGCCGGCATAGATGGTGACGCGCGTCTCAATGGCCTGACCGGGATCGAGGACTGAACATTGTCCCAGCCGAGCTGCCTCGTTCACCGAAAGCGGCATCGCCGTGCAAGGCTCCAGAATGGCGACGTAGTGATCGTCGAAGCCGCCATAGGAGGCGAAATACCAGGCGTAGGGAAACACGCGTCGATCAAAGATGTAGACGAACGTGAGATCACGATGAGCGCTCCGCCACGCCATCCGGCCGTCCTGGAGATCGTAAAGGAACAGGAAGTCCACCGTCCCCTCTTTAGGGGGTATGATGTCGGCCCGCTGTCCCTGGATCGTCGGCCAGGGGAAAGGCGCTACATCGGTCCAGCGAGACCATTGGGGATCTGCCACCCGGGCTGTCCGTGCCGGACATTCAATCCGATCCCCTGGCTCGATCGCCAGAGCGGCGTGCAGCTTCCACAGGAAAACGCGCCGCTCGCTCGTAGGGTTGTAAATGCGATAATCTAGGTCCAGATACGGCCCATCCGAGCGCAGCTCCATGCGTCGCCGATACTCCAGACCACATAAAGGCAGCGTGCCGGACAGGACAAGAGCACTTCCCTCGATGCGATGATCGAGCGCCATCGTCCACAGCTCTCCGTGGTCAGGGCTATCCACCCCGTTCAGCAGCTCTGGGATGTCATTGGGAAGCAGCTCATCAATTCCGCCATAGAAGTTTGGGTCATATGCGCTGCCCGGCGGTAGCTTTTCCAACCTTAAGCGCGCATTTCGCCACAGGAATTGATGACCTGTGGCCAAGTCCACCAAGCTGACCACACGTCCGCCCACGCTCGGGGCCACGTCCACCTGTAGAAAGCGGTTTTCCAGACGCACCAGAGGCGTCCCATCCAGTGAAAGGTCTTCTCGAATCCCAGTCATAGAAGGTTACCCCTTTCTGCTGAGCACAGCCTTCGCCCGTTCGATCGCCAGACGAGGGCTGGACAAAATGGGCACGCTCTTTTCAGCAGGCCCTAGGGCTTCGAGGGCCCGCGCCATCGAGGCTTGCGCCAGCACGACGACCTCGTTACGGCTTGATAACTCTAACACCGTCGCCCGCACAAGCCGGTCGTGAGTCTCAAGATCTCCAGCGCGGAGGGCCGTGTAAGCCCCCTCACATAGCATTGTCTCTACCTCGACCTGTTTGCCAAGCGCGGCCGCCCGAGTCCGCACTAGCTCCGACGTGGGCTTGAGCGTAGTGGAAACCGTGGCAGCGACGCCAATGCGCCGGCCCAGCGAGAGCGCCTGATCTACCATCGGCTCGTCCACTTTGAGCACAGGGATATCCACTAGCGCTTGTGCTATATCGGCACAGGGCGAAATGGAAGAACAAGTGAGCTGAACTACATCAGCTCCGGCCTGCTCTGCCGCCATCGCGTGCTCGGCAACCCGGTGGTGAACGAAGGGGGTCAGACCGCCAGCAGCCAACACCGCTCTCAGCAAGACCTCATCGGCGATATGCCAGACCTCCACGTCGTCATCTAGGATCTC encodes:
- the trpS gene encoding tryptophan--tRNA ligase — protein: MERKRVLTGDRPTGKMHLGHYVGSLANRVRLQDQYECFFLIADLHMLTTRPEKAHIEEIADNAREMVLDYLAVGIDPAKSTIYLQSAIHEVYELNLFFEMLVTVPRLSRLPSLKDMARAADLTEMPFGLLGYPVLQAADILMPRAHLVPVGKDNEAHVEITREIARRFNYLYGEVFPIPEVMIGDVPTLVGTDGQAKMSKSLNNAIFLSDDAATVRKKVFSMYTDPNRIRADIPGRVEGNPVFIYHDIFNPNKAEVEDLKERYRQGRVGDVEVKEKLAIALNHFLDPIRDRRAEFAARSGYVDEVIYDGTMRTRKEAQETLMLVKKAMGLTGVWNRISRKAEEAKKRRERVVSG
- a CDS encoding aminodeoxychorismate/anthranilate synthase component II; translation: MIAVIDNYDSFTYNLVQFLGELGAELKVWRNDQVTVEEIAAENPSHIVISPGPGTPERDSGISNEVIRRLGPTTPILGVCLGQQCIGYVFGGRVVRASRLMHGKTSAIYHTGKGIFEGIPSPFTATRYHSLIVAEPVPDELEVTAFTAEGEIMGLRHRRYPIFGVQFHPESILTQYGHDLLRNFLCVKQQGNKG
- the trpD gene encoding anthranilate phosphoribosyltransferase; this encodes MKEAIAKLLEGKDLSLAEAEAAMDMIMAGEATPAQIGAFLVALRMKGETIEEIAGCARSMRRNAVRVHARHDGILVDTCGTGGDRSGTFNISTTAAFVVAGAGVPVAKHGNRSVSSHCGSADVMEALGVNLQLSPEQVARCIEEVGIGFLFAPNFHPAMKHAIGPRRELGVRTVFNILGPLTNPAFATHQVLGVYDPTLTEVMAYVLAEMGSKAAFVVHGAAGLDELSTTGVNRVSRLWNGRVETFELDPTELGLPRARLEDLAGGDAQENATICRRILSGEERGPRRDVVLLNAAAALAAESGDWRAGLEQAAAAIDSGAALAKLDAFVAFTQSLGAL
- the trpC gene encoding indole-3-glycerol phosphate synthase TrpC → MGKRRTRLLQARGEILDEIMQWKRQELPKRQRETPIADLQAMATVTPPPPDFATALRPPDGPRGTRLIAEIKRASPVRGLLCRDFDPEALAETYARNGAVAISCLTDSRFFQGDLSHLVLARERLKAIGRPLPFLRKDFIFDPYQVLEARAAGASAILLIAAVLSDRELRKLIAEARQLHMTPLVEVHDEAEVDRALAAGATVIGINNRDLRTFRVDLETTARLRPRIPQMCIVVAESGIRSADDVRRLRDMGVDAILVGEALVRADPAERVALIRALTTAGMSR
- a CDS encoding DUF554 domain-containing protein encodes the protein MTGTLLNIVTVVIGSLLGTILGNRLPDKMRQTVMSGLGLMTAVVGMQMALGTRNVLLVMGSVLVGGVLGEWWQIQEKLEAVGRWLEERVGGAMGAGDERSITRAFVTASLVFCIGPMTILGSIQDGLTGDYSLLAIKSMLDGFAALAFSATLGPGVILSVLTILVFQGGISLAAMSIGSALGTVTRQTPWVIEMTAAGGVLILGISLILLDLRRIRVANLLPAIVIAPLAQLLLERLGISL
- a CDS encoding phosphoribosylanthranilate isomerase; this encodes MKVKICGITNLEDARVAVAAGADFLGFIFYPRSPRYVTPERAGQIIAALHAEGLTATTVGVFVDAPLAEIEHTMQVAGLDLAQLHGDEPVAQVQALGGRAFKALRPHSGNDVEADMLSYLSVAPDAAWVPQLLVDAYHPSAYGGTGQIGDWRLAQLLARRCARLLLAGGLTPDNVAQAIAEVRPWGVDVSSGVEASPGRKDHGRVRAFIAAARAAG
- the trpB gene encoding tryptophan synthase subunit beta encodes the protein MKQRTGDRFHPWQQPDERGWFGPYGGRFVPETLMPALEELEEAYREAMQDRGFREELDHLLRTYVGRPTPLTFARRLSAHLGGARIYLKREDLAHSGAHKINNALGQALLARRMGKRRVVAETGAGQHGVATATACALLGIECVIYMGTVDMARQRPNVFRMNLLGATVRPVESGSQTLKDAINEAIRDWVTNVRTTHYLLGSALGPHPYPMIVRDFQSVIGHEARQQILDVEGRLPDALVACVGGGSNAIGLFYPFIDDREVRLIGVEAGGLGIASGRHAARFADPAMGRLGVLHGTKSFVLQTEDGQIALTHSISAGLDYASVGPEHALLREVGRAEYTYATDDEALAAFKLLCELEGIIPALESAHAIAHVVKLAPAMRADQIILVNLSGRGDKDLDTVMRAMEEQGRGGPP
- the trpA gene encoding tryptophan synthase subunit alpha is translated as MRHGGVERIAATFAQAREEGRAAFMPYYVVGYPDLPTSLEVMIALVEAGADMIEVGVPFSDPLADGPTIQAATQLALEGGASLADALQMVYQLRERGVTIPLILMGYYNPFLAYGVEALCRDAAATGVDGFIVPDLPPDERDGEEMIACCQEYGLAFIPLLAPTSTAGRIRLVTQVASGFVYLVSVTGITGARDRLPADLEAFVNRVRSATEKPLAVGFGISTPEQAARVAEIADGVVVGSALVKLGLSEEPVSRVRELAASLAQGVHRVVTQR
- the tatA gene encoding twin-arginine translocase TatA/TatE family subunit; translation: MPTLGPTELIIILVIVLAIFGAGRLADLGGALGRGIRDFRRALREENEQTESRAQRQDVAS
- a CDS encoding gluconokinase yields the protein MPSVSVRDAQAPLILTLDIGTSSLRVLLFDAQGRQVSGVEARTQYTVHTTPDGGAELDPQAVLAAAIECFDQALAQAGDRQAQIAGVGACSLASSLVGVAGEEAVTPVYIWADTRPTPDAEALRAALDEKAVHDRTGCVIHASYLPARFLWLHRTRPDLLARAQRWMSISEYLYWRLLGEITCSLSIASWTGLLDRRQLTWDREWLSRLPIVESQLSPLSDVDVPLRIRRPEFARRWPALAQVPWFPAVGDGVGSNLGSGCTTPRRIAVNAGTSGAMRVVIPGTPERVPDGLWCYRVDRHYSLLGGALSNVGNVFQWLRQTLQLGSPEEIERHLAEAEPDGHGLTVLPFLAGERAPGWAGHARAAFVGIGWHTRPLDLLQAGLESVAYRFALLYHLLEPTVAGAGETTGEEEAAGKDRRGAGPEVIVSGGAMLSSPAWTQILCDVLGRPVITSAETEATSRGAALLALKALGVIKEVDELPAALGRVFHPCSERHRRYQEAIERQRRLYELLIGVRK
- a CDS encoding SDR family oxidoreductase, translating into MDRKKALISGASSGIGKATAIRFAQEGCDVCLTARRARELEAVRDSLPAGHHLVCPGDYSDPATAERIGEAIRQHWGRLDVLVNCAGIYLTSDPIVSPLDEWRKPFDVMVNGAIHLTRMAVPLMIEGGRIIHITSIHGERVERGGSAYAMAKAALNQYCRALALELADRGILVNAIAPGFVDTPMSVVNGVNELETEWFLQNYVRGHHLPLRRAGRPEEIAGVAWFLAGPDASYITGQVITVDGGLTITF
- a CDS encoding DUF5107 domain-containing protein codes for the protein MTGIREDLSLDGTPLVRLENRFLQVDVAPSVGGRVVSLVDLATGHQFLWRNARLRLEKLPPGSAYDPNFYGGIDELLPNDIPELLNGVDSPDHGELWTMALDHRIEGSALVLSGTLPLCGLEYRRRMELRSDGPYLDLDYRIYNPTSERRVFLWKLHAALAIEPGDRIECPARTARVADPQWSRWTDVAPFPWPTIQGQRADIIPPKEGTVDFLFLYDLQDGRMAWRSAHRDLTFVYIFDRRVFPYAWYFASYGGFDDHYVAILEPCTAMPLSVNEAARLGQCSVLDPGQAIETRVTIYAGR
- a CDS encoding aspartate/glutamate racemase family protein, whose amino-acid sequence is MTKKLVFVHTMPALVGLFTELAQEILDDDVEVWHIADEVLLRAVLAAGGLTPFVHHRVAEHAMAAEQAGADVVQLTCSSISPCADIAQALVDIPVLKVDEPMVDQALSLGRRIGVAATVSTTLKPTSELVRTRAAALGKQVEVETMLCEGAYTALRAGDLETHDRLVRATVLELSSRNEVVVLAQASMARALEALGPAEKSVPILSSPRLAIERAKAVLSRKG